Proteins found in one Halobaculum sp. MBLA0147 genomic segment:
- a CDS encoding cation diffusion facilitator family transporter: MAGSKSVVIAALIANGAIAVLKFFAFLASGSPSMLSEAYHSVSDTGNQVFLLIGIRYSAREATQTHPFGYGKAQFFYSFLVSVLLFGIAGWESFKHGYSALTSHGGHGGGPREVVIAGIDFTALVPLSTFQLSVGVLSAAIVFETWALAKANGELQRQIETYDWSGIREAFRETSDVTTLTAFTEDAVALGGAVIALVGIVLTRVTGVEAFDAATALLIGLLLMGFALALAWQNKRLLLGESLSPGREDALRAAAADTDGVVHVDALRTMFVGASQVLVTADVSFDPDLDTAGVDAATTAVESALRETDDRVSIVYVEAEG, encoded by the coding sequence ATGGCTGGAAGCAAGTCCGTCGTGATCGCCGCGCTGATCGCGAACGGTGCGATCGCGGTGTTGAAGTTCTTCGCCTTCCTCGCGTCGGGGAGCCCGTCGATGCTCTCGGAGGCGTACCACTCCGTCTCCGACACCGGGAACCAGGTGTTCCTGTTGATCGGTATCCGGTACTCTGCGCGGGAGGCGACGCAGACACACCCGTTCGGCTACGGCAAGGCACAGTTCTTCTACTCGTTTCTCGTCTCCGTGCTCCTGTTCGGCATCGCCGGGTGGGAGTCGTTCAAACACGGCTACTCCGCGCTGACGAGCCACGGCGGCCACGGCGGCGGCCCACGCGAGGTCGTGATCGCCGGGATCGACTTCACGGCACTAGTGCCGCTGTCGACGTTCCAGTTGAGCGTCGGCGTGTTGAGCGCCGCCATCGTCTTCGAGACGTGGGCGCTCGCCAAGGCGAACGGGGAACTCCAGCGGCAGATCGAGACGTACGACTGGTCCGGGATCCGCGAGGCGTTCCGGGAGACGAGCGACGTGACCACGCTGACGGCGTTCACCGAGGACGCCGTCGCACTCGGCGGCGCCGTCATCGCGCTCGTCGGGATCGTGCTCACCCGCGTCACCGGTGTCGAGGCGTTCGACGCCGCGACGGCGCTGTTGATCGGACTCCTCCTGATGGGGTTCGCGCTCGCGCTGGCGTGGCAGAACAAGCGGCTCCTGTTGGGTGAGTCGCTGTCTCCGGGACGCGAAGACGCACTCCGCGCGGCGGCCGCCGACACCGACGGCGTCGTCCACGTTGACGCGCTCCGGACGATGTTCGTCGGTGCCAGCCAGGTGCTCGTCACCGCCGACGTGAGTTTCGACCCGGATCTCGACACCGCGGGTGTCGACGCCGCGACCACCGCCGTCGAGAGCGCCCTCCGCGAGACGGACGACCGCGTCTCGATCGTCTACGTCGAGGCGGAGGGGTGA
- a CDS encoding ABC transporter permease, translated as MSDDPTAGDDGRSNQIDGTESTETDESVPDAESTDPDTTDAESEPDTTDAESTDTGSSVADRLADASLGQFVAGVVLAAFGVLVAIGVAAPSSTAGQVVSILFAKGTLAATLRRTVPIAFAALGGIFAEKSGVINIGLEGLLIISAFVAAAVTQFTGSVWVGLAGGVFASTLLALLFAVACIEFRADQIIAGLAIWLIALGLAPFASVVIFGSKNSPTIPSFGTVTVPVLSELPFLGALFDASPTVYMLFVAVAGSWWLLRRTTFGRWVRASGENPSALDTAGVNVSRVRYAAVLLSGVLSGFGGAALSISLRGFTGAGATMVNGRGFIAIVAYLFGNYDPIGALLSTMLFTSLTQLQLGLQAGGVLSIPGPLVRTIPFVTVILVLALFGKTRIPAAAGDHFESGEE; from the coding sequence ATGAGTGACGATCCGACGGCGGGAGACGACGGGCGTTCGAACCAGATCGACGGAACCGAGTCGACGGAGACCGACGAGTCGGTGCCGGACGCGGAGTCGACGGACCCCGACACGACGGACGCAGAGTCCGAGCCCGACACGACGGACGCGGAGTCGACGGACACCGGCTCGTCGGTCGCGGATCGGCTCGCGGACGCCAGCCTCGGCCAGTTCGTCGCGGGCGTCGTGCTGGCGGCGTTCGGGGTGCTGGTGGCGATCGGCGTGGCGGCGCCGTCGTCGACGGCGGGACAGGTCGTCTCGATCCTCTTCGCGAAGGGGACGCTGGCGGCGACGCTCCGCCGGACGGTGCCCATCGCGTTCGCGGCGCTGGGCGGGATCTTCGCGGAGAAGTCCGGCGTCATCAACATCGGGCTGGAGGGGCTGCTCATCATCTCGGCGTTCGTCGCCGCCGCCGTGACGCAGTTCACTGGGAGCGTCTGGGTCGGACTCGCCGGGGGTGTGTTCGCCTCGACGCTGCTCGCCTTGCTGTTCGCGGTCGCGTGTATCGAGTTCCGGGCCGACCAGATCATCGCGGGGCTGGCGATCTGGCTGATCGCGTTGGGGTTGGCGCCGTTCGCCTCCGTCGTGATCTTCGGGTCGAAGAACTCCCCGACGATCCCCTCGTTCGGGACGGTGACGGTGCCGGTCCTGTCGGAACTCCCGTTCCTCGGGGCGTTGTTCGACGCCTCCCCGACCGTGTACATGCTGTTCGTCGCGGTCGCGGGGTCGTGGTGGCTGCTCCGGCGGACGACGTTCGGTCGGTGGGTACGCGCCTCCGGCGAGAACCCGTCTGCACTCGACACCGCGGGCGTGAACGTCTCGCGGGTGCGGTACGCCGCGGTCCTGTTGTCGGGTGTGTTGTCCGGGTTCGGCGGCGCGGCGCTGTCGATCTCGTTGCGCGGGTTCACCGGCGCGGGGGCGACGATGGTCAACGGGCGCGGGTTCATCGCCATCGTCGCGTACCTGTTCGGCAACTACGACCCGATCGGCGCGCTGCTGTCGACGATGCTGTTCACCTCGCTCACTCAGCTCCAACTCGGGTTGCAGGCCGGCGGCGTGTTGTCGATCCCCGGCCCGCTCGTGCGGACGATCCCGTTCGTGACCGTGATCCTCGTGTTGGCGCTGTTCGGGAAGACCCGCATCCCCGCCGCCGCGGGCGACCACTTCGAGTCCGGCGAGGAGTAG
- a CDS encoding ABC transporter permease, whose translation MSDAGSTGVTPGDDGDGGGDLATRLRTVLDRLTSASARERVAISVSALLLSVAVGAVLIYTAGLVAGCSRAAFFGSCYDPLVVYDQLFLGAFGNPLADPTNGKLATTLGETTILVFTGLSVAVAFKAGVFNIGTQGQMVVGGLATAVVTYAASQAVTGLVGTLVILPLGVATGAVFGGLYGAIPGALKAYADANEVITTIMLNFVATNVVLYLVQAEFKDPESFATQTRTLPAFAQFPRVVFPETADFSVVALALAITLAVAAAYLLAATAFGYDVRTSGLQPPAAEYGGVDASRTVVAAMTLSGALGGIGGAAYVMMKLGNFQTNVPAYGFDGITVTILAGNNPIGVLAAGLLFGVLKSGSINVSVATDVPPELVGVIRGLIVLFVAMPEFFRLLGRRYLPDDAGSEAVATDGGRPVGDTDGPETGDTAADATTEGQTTDDTIPDTATGSTASDDTAAPEGGDDR comes from the coding sequence GTGAGTGACGCCGGCTCGACCGGGGTGACGCCCGGCGACGACGGGGACGGGGGCGGCGACCTCGCGACACGACTCCGGACGGTGCTCGACCGGCTGACGAGTGCCTCCGCCCGCGAGCGGGTGGCGATCTCGGTGTCGGCGCTGCTGCTGTCGGTCGCGGTGGGGGCGGTGTTGATCTACACGGCCGGGCTGGTCGCGGGCTGTTCGCGGGCGGCGTTCTTCGGCTCCTGTTACGACCCGCTGGTCGTCTACGACCAACTGTTCCTCGGCGCGTTCGGGAACCCGCTGGCGGACCCGACGAACGGCAAACTCGCGACGACGCTCGGGGAGACGACGATCCTCGTGTTCACCGGGCTCTCCGTCGCGGTCGCGTTCAAGGCGGGCGTGTTCAACATCGGGACGCAGGGCCAGATGGTCGTCGGCGGGCTGGCGACGGCGGTCGTCACCTACGCCGCCTCACAGGCGGTGACCGGGCTCGTCGGCACGCTCGTGATCCTCCCGCTGGGGGTGGCGACTGGCGCCGTCTTCGGCGGGCTGTACGGGGCGATCCCGGGTGCGCTGAAGGCGTACGCGGACGCCAACGAGGTGATCACGACGATCATGCTCAACTTCGTGGCGACGAACGTCGTCTTGTACCTCGTCCAGGCGGAGTTCAAGGACCCGGAGAGCTTCGCCACGCAGACCCGGACGCTGCCGGCGTTCGCGCAGTTCCCGCGGGTCGTCTTCCCCGAGACCGCGGACTTCTCCGTGGTGGCGTTGGCGCTGGCGATCACGCTGGCGGTCGCGGCGGCGTACCTGCTGGCGGCGACCGCGTTCGGCTACGACGTCCGCACGAGTGGGCTCCAGCCGCCGGCCGCGGAGTACGGCGGCGTCGACGCCTCGCGGACGGTCGTCGCGGCGATGACGCTGTCGGGTGCCCTCGGCGGGATCGGCGGCGCGGCGTACGTGATGATGAAACTCGGCAACTTCCAGACGAACGTGCCGGCGTACGGCTTCGACGGCATCACCGTCACCATCCTCGCGGGCAACAACCCGATCGGCGTGTTGGCCGCCGGGCTGCTGTTCGGCGTCCTGAAGTCCGGCTCGATCAACGTCAGCGTCGCCACCGACGTACCGCCGGAACTCGTCGGCGTGATCCGCGGGCTGATCGTGTTGTTCGTCGCGATGCCGGAGTTCTTCCGGCTGCTCGGGCGGCGCTACCTCCCGGACGACGCCGGGTCGGAGGCCGTCGCCACCGACGGCGGCCGGCCGGTCGGGGACACGGACGGTCCGGAGACTGGTGACACCGCCGCGGACGCGACGACGGAGGGACAGACGACCGACGACACGATACCGGATACGGCGACGGGCTCGACGGCTTCCGACGACACGGCCGCACCCGAGGGAGGTGACGACCGATGA
- a CDS encoding ABC transporter ATP-binding protein, which translates to MVEAVRLERITKRFPGVVANDEVTLSVERGSVHALLGENGAGKTTLMNVLYGLYRPTEGSVYVDPDGLETDATGDVRAPPSTFDSPRDAIEAGVGMIHQHFMLVDTMTVAENVTLGDEPTKWGGLAVDREAGREAVRDLSDRYGFDVDPDAQIADVSVGVQQRVEILKALYRGADVLILDEPTAVLTPQEVEDLFRVFEELTAAGKTILFITHKLGEAMDAADDVTVLRDGEKVGTVDANTTTREELAEMMVGRGVVLETETPAVRPGETVLDVSELVVTDDRGVRAVDGVNLAVREGEILGIAGVDGNGQSELIEAVTGLTRPEAGEIRLDDESLRGVSRRERARRGMAYVPEDRQERGLVMPFDLTANGLLGSQHDEPFSRGGRIDWTTTREHAAAIVEEYDVRPPDPDASAESLSGGNQQKFVVGREVARDPSCLVASHPTRGVDIGSTEFIHDRLIDLRGGGTAILLVSSKLDEVRELSDRLAVMHQGSVVDVVDPDAVSEEQLGLLMAGEDAETVPRVERVAATTPADGTAGDASGEAPGASADATDAGTAPTDATDTSGSATGDPDTSPVTAGGDEEVRDGE; encoded by the coding sequence ATGGTCGAAGCGGTTCGTCTGGAACGGATCACGAAACGGTTCCCCGGCGTCGTCGCCAACGACGAGGTGACGCTGTCCGTCGAGCGTGGCTCCGTCCACGCGCTCTTGGGGGAGAACGGGGCCGGCAAGACGACCCTGATGAACGTCCTCTACGGGTTGTACCGCCCCACGGAGGGGTCGGTGTACGTCGACCCCGACGGACTCGAGACGGACGCGACGGGCGACGTGCGCGCGCCCCCGTCGACGTTCGACTCCCCGCGGGACGCCATCGAGGCCGGGGTCGGGATGATCCACCAGCACTTCATGCTGGTCGACACGATGACGGTCGCGGAGAACGTCACGCTCGGCGACGAGCCGACGAAGTGGGGCGGCCTCGCGGTCGACCGCGAGGCCGGCCGCGAGGCGGTGCGAGACCTCTCGGACCGGTACGGCTTCGACGTGGACCCGGACGCACAGATCGCGGACGTCTCCGTCGGCGTCCAACAGCGCGTCGAGATCCTCAAGGCGCTGTACCGCGGCGCGGACGTGTTGATCCTCGACGAGCCGACGGCGGTGCTCACCCCACAGGAGGTCGAAGACCTGTTCCGCGTCTTCGAGGAACTGACGGCGGCCGGGAAGACGATACTCTTCATCACCCACAAACTCGGCGAGGCGATGGATGCCGCCGACGACGTGACCGTGTTACGCGACGGGGAGAAGGTCGGCACCGTCGACGCGAACACGACCACGCGCGAGGAGTTGGCGGAGATGATGGTCGGCCGTGGCGTCGTCTTGGAGACGGAGACGCCGGCCGTCCGGCCCGGCGAGACGGTGCTCGACGTCTCCGAGTTGGTCGTGACGGACGACCGCGGCGTGCGAGCGGTCGACGGCGTGAACCTGGCGGTTCGCGAGGGGGAGATCCTCGGGATCGCCGGGGTCGACGGCAACGGCCAGTCGGAGTTGATCGAGGCCGTCACCGGGCTCACGCGGCCGGAGGCCGGGGAGATCCGACTGGACGACGAGTCACTGCGCGGCGTCTCGCGGCGCGAACGCGCCCGCCGCGGGATGGCGTACGTCCCCGAAGACCGTCAGGAGCGCGGGCTGGTGATGCCGTTCGACCTCACCGCGAACGGGCTGCTCGGGAGCCAACACGACGAGCCGTTCTCGCGTGGGGGCCGGATCGACTGGACGACGACCCGCGAGCACGCCGCGGCGATCGTCGAGGAGTACGACGTGCGCCCGCCGGACCCCGACGCCAGCGCGGAGTCGCTGTCCGGCGGCAACCAACAGAAGTTCGTCGTCGGCCGCGAGGTGGCCCGCGACCCGTCGTGTCTCGTCGCCTCGCACCCGACGCGGGGGGTCGACATCGGCTCGACGGAGTTCATCCACGATCGGCTGATCGACCTCCGTGGCGGCGGCACGGCCATCCTCCTCGTCTCCTCGAAACTCGACGAGGTGCGGGAGCTGTCGGATCGCCTCGCCGTGATGCACCAAGGGTCCGTCGTCGACGTGGTGGACCCGGACGCGGTCTCCGAGGAGCAACTCGGCCTGTTGATGGCCGGCGAGGACGCCGAGACGGTGCCACGCGTCGAGCGCGTCGCCGCGACGACACCCGCGGACGGGACCGCGGGTGACGCGTCGGGCGAGGCACCTGGCGCCAGCGCCGATGCGACGGACGCGGGGACGGCGCCGACGGACGCGACAGACACGTCAGGTTCGGCGACGGGCGACCCCGACACGTCACCGGTCACGGCCGGCGGCGACGAGGAGGTGCGGGACGGTGAGTGA
- a CDS encoding BMP family protein: protein MARDIDRRQFVRAAGLGGLAGLAGCTGGGGGGGGGGGTETAAADVNVGMVYATGGLDDGSFNDQAQQGLQQAKEDFPVASSRTQPSEVSQFKNYQQQFAQSTDPDYDLVCCIGFLQTDALKQTAKSFSDQQFMIVDSVVESDNVASYVFKEQEGSYLAGLLAGLVSTSTFTAGGGESGGNGNVGFVGGVEGSLIKKFEAGFLAGVDSLDSNIQTQSTYVGSFSDPQGGKEAALSMYNNDADVVYHASGNTGTGVFQAAQEQGKFAIGVDRRQSVTKSSYADVILGSMVKRVDTAVYNAIESVVEDAYEGGSVQTLGLANDGVSLEYGDQLGGEVAEDVKSQISSAREAIVNGDVTVPTDPSGV from the coding sequence ATGGCACGCGACATCGACAGGCGGCAGTTCGTCCGTGCGGCGGGGCTCGGCGGACTCGCGGGACTCGCTGGCTGTACAGGCGGCGGGGGCGGTGGCGGTGGCGGCGGCGGCACCGAGACGGCGGCGGCCGACGTCAACGTCGGGATGGTGTACGCCACCGGCGGGTTGGACGACGGGTCGTTCAACGACCAGGCCCAGCAGGGGCTCCAGCAGGCGAAGGAGGACTTCCCCGTCGCCTCCAGTCGGACCCAGCCGAGCGAGGTCTCGCAGTTCAAGAACTACCAACAGCAGTTCGCACAGTCGACCGACCCCGACTACGACCTGGTGTGTTGTATCGGGTTCCTGCAGACGGACGCGCTGAAACAGACGGCGAAGTCGTTCTCCGACCAGCAGTTCATGATCGTCGACAGCGTCGTCGAGTCCGACAACGTCGCCTCCTACGTGTTCAAGGAGCAGGAGGGGTCGTACCTCGCGGGACTGCTCGCGGGACTGGTGTCGACCTCGACGTTCACCGCCGGTGGCGGCGAGAGCGGCGGGAACGGCAACGTCGGCTTCGTCGGCGGCGTCGAGGGGTCGCTGATCAAGAAGTTCGAGGCCGGCTTCCTGGCCGGCGTCGACTCGTTGGACTCGAACATCCAGACGCAGTCGACGTACGTCGGCTCCTTCTCCGACCCGCAGGGTGGGAAGGAGGCGGCGCTGTCGATGTACAACAACGACGCCGACGTGGTGTACCACGCCTCCGGGAACACCGGGACCGGCGTGTTCCAGGCCGCACAAGAGCAGGGGAAGTTCGCCATCGGCGTGGACCGGCGCCAGTCCGTGACGAAGTCCTCGTACGCGGACGTGATCCTCGGCTCGATGGTCAAGCGCGTCGACACGGCCGTCTACAACGCCATCGAGTCCGTCGTCGAGGACGCCTACGAGGGCGGGAGCGTCCAGACGCTCGGGCTCGCCAACGACGGCGTGTCGCTGGAGTACGGCGACCAGCTCGGCGGCGAGGTCGCCGAGGACGTGAAGTCACAGATCTCGAGTGCCCGCGAGGCGATCGTGAACGGCGACGTGACGGTGCCGACCGACCCGTCCGGCGTCTGA
- a CDS encoding phosphomannomutase: MDLFGTAGIRGSVDDRVTTELALDVARAVGAHAREADDREFVVGRDGRTTGPGLAAAVEAGLVAAGARVERIGVVPTPTLAYASRGRRGVMLTASHNPPTDNGIKLFVDGEEYGETAESEIEARVAADDADATTWDEWGTAGRTDPLPAYREAVATYARQFGADPAADDDPLRVVVDCGNGVASVATPQVLRELGAEVVTLNANVDGHFPGRESKPTAETLTDLRAFVADDEAAAFGIGHDGDADRIVICDGDGEVVHEDTILAILAEAYVREREVADPVVVTTPNASGRIDERVAAAGGRVERVALGYLHDGIAAARADGGDVAFAAEPWKHVHTAFGGWIDGVASAAVFTRLVAASGLDALREPVTERPYRKESVSCPDAAKADAMERLATTLPEAFPETTANTEYGVRLTFPDDSWVLVRPSGTEPYVRVYAESDDVDAVIETATDTVAAAVAAAADA, from the coding sequence ATGGACCTGTTCGGAACGGCGGGCATCCGCGGGAGTGTCGACGACCGCGTGACGACGGAGCTCGCGCTCGACGTGGCGCGTGCCGTCGGCGCCCACGCTCGCGAGGCCGACGACCGCGAGTTCGTCGTCGGACGCGACGGACGCACGACCGGCCCGGGGTTGGCGGCGGCCGTCGAGGCGGGGCTGGTGGCGGCCGGCGCCCGCGTCGAGCGGATCGGCGTGGTCCCGACCCCGACGCTGGCGTACGCCTCCCGCGGTCGCCGCGGCGTGATGCTCACCGCCTCCCACAACCCCCCGACGGACAACGGCATCAAACTGTTCGTCGACGGCGAGGAGTACGGCGAGACTGCCGAGTCGGAGATCGAGGCCCGCGTGGCGGCCGACGACGCCGACGCGACGACGTGGGACGAGTGGGGCACCGCCGGCCGCACCGACCCGCTGCCGGCGTACCGCGAGGCCGTCGCGACGTACGCCCGGCAGTTCGGTGCGGACCCAGCTGCCGACGACGACCCACTCCGCGTGGTCGTCGACTGCGGGAACGGCGTCGCGTCGGTGGCGACCCCACAAGTACTGCGCGAGTTGGGCGCGGAGGTGGTGACACTGAACGCGAACGTCGACGGCCACTTCCCCGGCCGCGAGTCGAAACCCACCGCGGAGACCTTGACGGACCTCCGGGCGTTCGTCGCGGACGACGAGGCGGCGGCGTTCGGGATCGGCCACGACGGCGACGCCGACCGGATCGTGATCTGTGACGGGGACGGCGAGGTGGTCCACGAGGACACGATCCTCGCGATCCTCGCGGAGGCGTACGTCCGCGAACGCGAGGTGGCGGACCCGGTCGTCGTCACCACGCCGAACGCCTCCGGGCGGATCGACGAGCGCGTCGCGGCGGCCGGCGGGCGCGTCGAGCGCGTCGCGCTCGGCTACCTCCACGACGGGATCGCGGCGGCCCGCGCCGACGGCGGCGACGTGGCGTTCGCCGCGGAACCGTGGAAACACGTCCACACCGCCTTCGGCGGTTGGATCGACGGCGTCGCCAGCGCGGCCGTCTTCACGCGACTGGTCGCCGCGTCCGGGCTCGACGCGCTCCGGGAGCCGGTCACCGAGCGGCCGTACCGCAAGGAGAGTGTCTCCTGTCCCGACGCGGCGAAGGCCGACGCGATGGAGCGACTGGCGACGACACTGCCCGAAGCGTTCCCGGAGACGACCGCGAACACGGAGTACGGCGTCCGACTGACCTTCCCGGACGACTCGTGGGTGCTCGTCCGCCCTAGCGGGACGGAGCCGTACGTCCGCGTGTACGCCGAGAGCGACGACGTCGACGCCGTGATCGAGACGGCGACCGACACCGTCGCCGCCGCCGTCGCCGCCGCCGCCGACGCCTGA
- a CDS encoding presenilin family intramembrane aspartyl protease PSH produces the protein MSGEAEGTVESDATRAVAAEDAFGPTDALQTLTTWVLFVATVLAGVALAEPVATAGLGLAVDSSSVGSLRHLLVPFAGGLVVFFLLQRYDYGRVALQAAFLGYLAFMFGRVLIGAGVATAPLAFLPPLAVVVVLWRHPEWYVVNLVGVAFGAVIAAILGTSYGPLPALVALVGWAAYDAYAVYRSDAMETIAAAGLEMSIPGAFFVPDRLDASLREYRLSFEDDEATDGDTSDETDGPATDTTTADGDETDGPDFKILGVGDAMVPGFLVVSATWFLDATPVVAGLNWPALGALLGSLVGLAVLEVVVRRVGGAHAGLPALNATTIGGYLLGALVAGVPLATAVGV, from the coding sequence GTGAGCGGCGAGGCCGAGGGGACGGTCGAGAGTGACGCCACGAGAGCGGTCGCGGCCGAGGACGCGTTCGGTCCGACGGACGCGCTCCAGACGCTGACCACGTGGGTCCTGTTCGTCGCCACCGTCCTCGCCGGGGTGGCGCTGGCAGAGCCCGTCGCCACTGCGGGACTCGGCCTGGCGGTCGACAGCTCCTCCGTCGGGTCGCTGCGTCACCTGCTCGTCCCGTTCGCGGGTGGGCTCGTCGTGTTCTTCCTCCTCCAGCGGTACGACTACGGACGGGTCGCACTCCAGGCAGCCTTCCTCGGCTACCTCGCGTTCATGTTCGGGCGCGTGCTGATCGGGGCCGGTGTCGCGACGGCACCGCTGGCGTTCCTCCCACCACTGGCCGTCGTCGTGGTCCTCTGGCGACACCCGGAGTGGTACGTGGTGAACCTCGTCGGCGTCGCCTTCGGCGCCGTGATCGCGGCGATACTGGGGACGAGCTACGGCCCGTTGCCGGCACTCGTCGCGCTCGTCGGGTGGGCCGCGTACGACGCGTACGCCGTGTATCGGTCGGACGCGATGGAGACCATCGCGGCAGCCGGGCTGGAGATGTCGATTCCGGGGGCGTTCTTCGTCCCCGACCGACTCGACGCGTCGTTGCGCGAGTACCGACTCTCGTTCGAGGACGACGAGGCCACCGACGGAGACACCTCGGACGAGACGGACGGACCGGCGACGGACACGACGACCGCCGACGGTGACGAGACCGACGGTCCAGACTTCAAGATCCTCGGTGTCGGCGACGCGATGGTGCCGGGGTTCCTCGTCGTCTCCGCGACGTGGTTCCTCGACGCGACGCCGGTCGTGGCCGGCCTGAACTGGCCGGCGCTCGGGGCACTCCTCGGGAGTCTGGTCGGACTGGCGGTGCTGGAGGTGGTCGTCCGTCGCGTCGGTGGTGCGCACGCCGGGCTCCCGGCGTTGAACGCGACGACGATCGGAGGCTACCTCCTCGGCGCGCTCGTCGCCGGTGTCCCGCTCGCCACCGCAGTCGGCGTGTGA
- a CDS encoding thioredoxin family protein codes for MVLKESDPALSLGDEAPAFDLPGVDGDYTLADFADYDALLVVFTCNHCPYAQAKFDLLNELAADYDDLAVVGINPNDAEEYPEDSVESMREYVESGEVAYDAYLRDESQAVAREYGAVCTPDPFLFANEDGTFRLAYQGRLDDAPNPDDEATELYVREAVDAVLAGEAVTVDPGPSRGCSIKWHEE; via the coding sequence ATGGTACTGAAAGAGTCCGATCCGGCACTGTCGCTGGGCGACGAGGCACCGGCGTTCGACCTCCCGGGCGTCGACGGGGACTACACGCTCGCCGACTTCGCCGACTACGACGCGCTGTTGGTCGTGTTCACGTGCAACCACTGCCCGTACGCGCAGGCGAAGTTCGACCTGCTCAACGAGCTGGCTGCCGACTACGACGACCTCGCGGTCGTCGGGATCAACCCGAACGACGCCGAGGAGTACCCCGAGGACTCCGTCGAGTCGATGCGGGAGTACGTCGAGTCGGGCGAGGTGGCGTACGACGCCTACCTGCGCGACGAGTCACAGGCGGTCGCCCGCGAGTACGGCGCGGTCTGTACCCCCGATCCGTTCCTGTTCGCGAACGAGGACGGTACCTTCCGACTCGCCTACCAGGGGCGACTCGACGACGCACCGAACCCAGACGACGAGGCGACGGAGCTCTACGTCCGCGAGGCCGTCGACGCAGTGTTGGCGGGCGAGGCGGTGACGGTCGACCCGGGGCCGAGCCGCGGCTGCTCGATCAAGTGGCACGAGGAGTGA
- a CDS encoding glycerophosphodiester phosphodiesterase, translating into MSPSDSPAVIAHRGCPERHPENTRGAFRAAAAHADLIELDVRRCGSGELVVFHDDTLDRLLGVGGSVAETDLADLRSHSVLDSTERVPTLAEALAAIPADTGVNVELKETGIAADVAACCGDAGNEILVSSFSETALEEWRAVADDPIAYVTADDDWDAAVETATELGCDALHPQYDLVLGRESADDGNRGESADDGNRGESADDGGDGGTGGGGDGERAPRARVAAAHDADFAVNVWTIRSHDPVAPLCRAGVDGLIVDDWAYAEDRSR; encoded by the coding sequence GTGTCACCCAGCGACTCGCCGGCCGTGATCGCTCACCGCGGCTGTCCGGAGCGTCACCCCGAGAACACCCGTGGTGCCTTCCGCGCCGCCGCCGCCCACGCGGACCTGATCGAACTGGACGTACGCCGGTGTGGCTCCGGCGAGTTGGTCGTCTTCCACGACGACACGCTCGACCGGCTGCTCGGTGTCGGCGGCTCCGTCGCGGAGACCGACCTCGCCGATCTCCGGTCGCACTCGGTACTCGACTCCACCGAACGAGTCCCGACGCTCGCCGAGGCGCTGGCGGCGATTCCAGCGGACACCGGCGTCAACGTCGAACTGAAGGAGACGGGGATCGCGGCCGACGTAGCCGCGTGCTGTGGGGATGCCGGCAACGAGATCCTCGTCTCGTCGTTCTCCGAGACCGCGCTCGAAGAGTGGCGGGCGGTCGCGGACGACCCGATCGCGTACGTGACCGCAGACGACGACTGGGACGCGGCGGTCGAGACCGCGACCGAACTGGGGTGTGACGCACTCCACCCGCAGTACGACCTCGTGCTCGGCCGCGAGTCGGCGGACGACGGGAACCGTGGCGAGTCTGCGGACGACGGGAACCGTGGCGAGTCTGCGGACGACGGCGGAGACGGTGGTACCGGTGGTGGAGGGGACGGCGAGCGAGCGCCGCGGGCACGGGTAGCGGCGGCACACGACGCCGACTTCGCGGTGAACGTCTGGACGATCCGGAGCCACGACCCGGTCGCGCCGCTGTGTCGTGCGGGTGTCGACGGGCTGATCGTCGACGACTGGGCGTACGCCGAAGATCGGTCTCGGTAG